The nucleotide sequence TCATTAAAGCACTAAAAGAAAAATGGGAAATAGTGAAACAAGAACAACCCAAATTAGCTGAACTAGACTCTAAGAAAAGTTGCTCTAAAATCTAAGAAAAACTGAAAACTAAAAGAGTTCTGAATACTGGGAGATTTGGAGAAAAATGATTTTGTAACTCCATCTCCCCTTTTTTTTTCTCTATACAATACTAGGGACGAGCCAAAATTCGGATTGCCTGATAGCCGCTTCCAATGACACAATGACGATGATAATACATTAAATCCTATACAAAGCAGTATGAGCAATCACTCTCTGGTCCCTGTTATTCTCGCTGGTGGTAAAGGCGAGCGCTTTTGGCCTCTAAGTCGCAAACATCGCCCCAAACAGTTTTTATCCCTGGATGGAAGCGGCAAAAGTCTCCTACAAGCCACCGCAGAACGGCTATTATCTCTCGCTGGCGGCTGGGAAAATCTTTGGGTGATCACCAGTGCATTAATTGCCGATGGAGTCAGAGAACAACTGCCTCAACTCCCTGAAGCTAACCTATTAGTGGAACCTGAAGGACGAGATACCGCCCCGGCAGTGGCTTGGGCAACTTTAGAAGTCTCTAAACGTTATGGGAAAGAAACCGCCATCGGATTTTTTCCGGCCGATCATTGGATCGGCGATCAACAAGGGTTTGAAAAAACCTTAACCGCAGCAACCGAGTTAGCCTTAACTAAACCGGCCATCGTTACGTTAGGAATTACGCCTAATTATCCTTCTACGGGTTATGGATATATAGAACAAGGACAATTAGATAATAATTATGAGGGTTTACCGGTTTATCGGGTGAGCCGCTTTACAGAAAAACCCGATCAACAAACGGCAGAATCATTTATTGAAACTGGGCGATATAGTTGGAATAGCGGTATGTTTATCTTTCGTGCGGGAGTGGTATTAGATGAATTAGAGACTTATGCACCCAATATAATTCATCCTTTATTAGAAAAAGGAATAGCCGCTTATGAGCAATTAGAAAAGAAAAGTATTGACTATGCTTTAATGGAAAAAACCCAGTTAGCTTATGTGATACCGGCTAACTTTGGTTGGGATGATTTAGGGGACTGGAATGCATTAGAAAGGCTTGCCAAAGAAAATCAGAAAAATGTAGCCATTGGACATCATATAGAGCAAGATACCCAAGGAGCAATTATTTATGCCAGCAATCCGGATGAAGTTGTTGTTACCATTGGGGTAGAGGATGTAGTGATTGTGCGGGATGGCAATGTTACCTTAGTGGTGGACAAAAACCATACTCAGCAAATCAAACAAGTTCTCAAATTGCTCCAAGGCGATCCTAAGTTAGAAAAATTGTTATAGTCATTAGTTATTAGTCATTAGTCATTAGTTGTTAGTTGTTAGTCATTAGTTGTTAGTCATGAGTGACTTTTTGATAATATCCTATGAGCGGCTAATCAATCCATAAGCAATAACTATGTTGTTCATGAAACTAATCGCTAATAACTAATAACTAATAACCAATGACTAATGACCAATGACCAATGACCAATGACTAATGACCAATAATTAAATATTTATGTTTTCTTTAACTCAAACCAGTTCACGTCAACGAGAAATTATAGAAATTGTCTTCAGCAACGGTTGGGACTATATGCGAGGTTTATTAACCGGCAGAAAAACCGATGAACCTCAAATTCCCCGGCCCGAAGTATTGCGAAAAATTTTAGTGGAGTTAGGGCCTTTTTACGTCAAATTGGGGCAACTCCTGAGTACCCGTCCAGACTTATTACCGCCTAGTTATATTGAAGCGCTGACTGCACTACAAGCGAATGTTCCGCCGGTTCCTTGGGATGAAATAGAATTCCTCATCCGTCAACAACTGCAACAACCATTAGAAGACGTTTTTAGTGAAATTAACCCTGTACCGGTTGCCGCCGGTTCTATTGGTCAAATTCATAAAGCTACTTTAAAAGATGGACGACAAGCGGCTTTAAAAGTCCAGCGTCCAGGTATTGATAAAATTGTCGCTCAAGATAGCACTTTAATTAAGGCCATTGCCGAGTTAGTCGCTTTAACCGAATTTGGACAAAATTATGATATTGTCAACTTGGCTGATGAGTTTACCAAAACAGTTAAATCAGAATTAGATTTTAGGCAAGAAGGGCTTTTTACAGAGCAATTAGACCGCAATTTAGCGAAAAGTCCTTGGTTCGATCCCGAAGAGTTAGTCATTCCTGATATTTACTGGGAAATATCTACAGAAAAATTATTAGCCATAGAGTGGTTAGATGGAACGGCTTTATTACAGGCAGATATTACGCTTCCGGCTGGTGAAATTGCTCCTCGAACTCGCCGTCAAGCCATTACAACTCTTCTCTTCCGTGCCTTTTTTCAACAGATTTATATTGATGGTTTTTTCCATGCCGATCCTCATCCGGGCAATATTTTTTATCTAAAAGATGGGCGAATTGCTTTAATTGATTGCGGCATGGTTGGGCGTTTAGACCCTCGAACTCAACAGTTATTAACGGAGATGTTATTGGCAATTGTAGATTTAGATGCTCAACGATGCAGTCAATTGACGTTAGAATTATCTGAGGCCGGAGAAGCGGTGAATTTAGTTCGCTTAAAAAATGATTATGACCGCTTGTTGAGAAAATATTATAATTTAAATCTTTCTGAACTGAATTTTAGTGAAATTTTTTATGCCATTTTACAGGTCGCTAGGAATAATAAAATTAAATTACCAGGCAATTTAGGATTATATGCTAAGAGTTTAGCCAATTTAGAAGGAGTGGCGAGAAAAT is from Gloeothece verrucosa PCC 7822 and encodes:
- a CDS encoding mannose-1-phosphate guanylyltransferase encodes the protein MSNHSLVPVILAGGKGERFWPLSRKHRPKQFLSLDGSGKSLLQATAERLLSLAGGWENLWVITSALIADGVREQLPQLPEANLLVEPEGRDTAPAVAWATLEVSKRYGKETAIGFFPADHWIGDQQGFEKTLTAATELALTKPAIVTLGITPNYPSTGYGYIEQGQLDNNYEGLPVYRVSRFTEKPDQQTAESFIETGRYSWNSGMFIFRAGVVLDELETYAPNIIHPLLEKGIAAYEQLEKKSIDYALMEKTQLAYVIPANFGWDDLGDWNALERLAKENQKNVAIGHHIEQDTQGAIIYASNPDEVVVTIGVEDVVIVRDGNVTLVVDKNHTQQIKQVLKLLQGDPKLEKLL
- a CDS encoding ABC1 kinase family protein — its product is MFSLTQTSSRQREIIEIVFSNGWDYMRGLLTGRKTDEPQIPRPEVLRKILVELGPFYVKLGQLLSTRPDLLPPSYIEALTALQANVPPVPWDEIEFLIRQQLQQPLEDVFSEINPVPVAAGSIGQIHKATLKDGRQAALKVQRPGIDKIVAQDSTLIKAIAELVALTEFGQNYDIVNLADEFTKTVKSELDFRQEGLFTEQLDRNLAKSPWFDPEELVIPDIYWEISTEKLLAIEWLDGTALLQADITLPAGEIAPRTRRQAITTLLFRAFFQQIYIDGFFHADPHPGNIFYLKDGRIALIDCGMVGRLDPRTQQLLTEMLLAIVDLDAQRCSQLTLELSEAGEAVNLVRLKNDYDRLLRKYYNLNLSELNFSEIFYAILQVARNNKIKLPGNLGLYAKSLANLEGVARKFNPDINVFEEVKPLITDLFRRQLIGDNPIPTLLRTALDFKSIYLKTPRQLEVLLEGLTSENLQWNLNLKELSSVRRSMDDSANRLSFSVVVGSLIIGAAIISSGAQSQQLSLISNVLFAVASFLGLWLVISILRSGLK